A stretch of DNA from Perognathus longimembris pacificus isolate PPM17 chromosome 14, ASM2315922v1, whole genome shotgun sequence:
CTTTCCTGTTTGgtttgctctctaccactaaagctatgcctccacctccagctttttttaaaaaactggttcATTGGTGACGAGTCCCTTGATTGTCTGCCTTAGcagactttgaactgggatcctcagacttcagcctcctgagtagctaggattacagatgtgaggcactggCTCCTACCCAGAGAGggtcttatttccaagtaaccagcaaaatacagGAGGCTGGAAACTACGGTATAACTGAAAGGTAGATTGTGTGTGAGGTTGTCCTTCCCCCTTGGGAGGTTCAAGTATGTCAGGTTCCTAAAGCTGATGCCAAGATTGCATCTCTTCCAACCCTTGCAGCCACAGGGCCTTTCCAGCACTATAGTCCTGCATCGCTATAGAAGTGACCAGACAATCCTCATGACTAGTTGCCTTGGAGATCTCCCAGCCTGGCCCCTGGACACAGGGCCTTAGCAACCCTGTAGGGAGCTCAGGAAGAACAGGCCCTGGGCCTTGTGCCAGGCAGCCAGGTTGAGTGATACCCCAGTAATCCAGTGTCTCACTGTTCCAAGAATAGGACACTACACTCCTATCTGGGATGCCTTTACATAGTAATATGGAAAACCTCAAACCTTAGTGATAAGGATGTTTCCCCTGCAATTCCATTCcactttcttaattttattaagagaaaaaaaatgtcagttgGGTGCTAATATATCTAACTCTTCTGTGTTTCCCCTTAACaccttctttcccttttaaaaagAGTAAGCAAGTCTTGACAAACCTCAGGCTCAGAGTTATCACAGCCAACAGCAAGCAGCTACAGTAAGAACACAATAGTTTTCACTGTGTTTATTTTTACCTTATGGAAAGTGCaaagttcctttttttgttgttgttggttgtgaagcttgcttgaactcagggcctgggaactatccatGATCTTTTCTGCtcgctaacactctaccactttgagccacagcttcacttccagttttctggtgattgattggagataagagtttcttggactttactacccagactggctttgacccagatcttcacatctcagcctccggagtagctagaattacaggcatgagctgcccagTGCCCAAGGCAAAGTTCCTTTTAACAATCCAACtaatgctaggtgctggtggctcatgtctgaaatcctagctactcaggaggctgaggtgtaagGGTTAAACCAGGGATGGTGGCCCACACCTCTAATTCCAGTATTGAAGAGCAagagttttgaggccagcctagactacatagtgagacattGCCTCAAaataccaagggctggggatatagctcagtggcagagcacggCATGCACAAGGCTATGTTAGTTTATGCTAGTTTTTCCAGGCTTCCTGGACTCAATGGCTGGACTCAACCGatacttcagccttctgagtagctgggactataggcaaaCACTACTGTGTCTGGCTGAGTTAggcttgttgtgttttgtttttaatattaggTAAATAACAGTTTAAGCAGTATagaaattagaaatataaaatcACAAAAGTGATACACAGACAACTACAGTTTGGAAACTGTTTTAGAATTAGGACTCTGGGCTAAATCACCTTCTATTTCATGATTTTGTGTTTTCTAGGTTTTGCCTGTTTAATTTTGGAGACATGGTCTCGCTACACAGCCCATGCCAGCCtccaatccttctgcctcaatctccagagtgctgggattaaaggtttGAACCACAGTCACTTAATTTGTCTTTGTTCTTccttaaaacagatttttttttcaaagtccaaATCTTCTTTTAGCTGGTATGGGGAAAAGGATTTTCATCTGTGTTAAGAGGACAGgctcatggctcaagtagtaaagcacccacttagcaagtgcaaagccctaagttcCAACTCCAgcatggcaaataaataaaagggaaagaaggaaagaagaaagagggaaagagggagagaaaggaagaaagaagaaaaggggggaggaaagaaagagagagagagagaaagaaggaaggaaggaaggaaggaaggaaggaaggaaggaaggaaggaaggaaggaagggagaaaaaaaggaaggaagaaagaaaagggggaaagagggctgggaatatggcctagtggtaaagtgcttgccttgcatacatgaagccctgggttcgattcttcagcaccacatatatagaaaaagccagagtggtgctgtggctcaagtagttgtatcagccttgagcaaaaagaggccaggacagtgctcaggtcctaagtccaagcctggcaaaaaggaaaaaaaaaaaaaaaaaaagagagagaagaaaaaagaaagggaggaagaaggaaaaaaagaaagacagatagacacaACCTACAGGTTATTGGTTCCAGTACTGACTCATGGAAGGGGAGAAATGTGCAAAGTGAAAAACTGTAATAGGTTCCAGAACAGTGGAAGGCAGCTCTCCCCTCCATAGCTCTCAGAGGTAAGTCtagaaatttagttttaaaaaaaaggggggcgggTAAACTGGacatggtggcgcatgcctgtaatcccaacaccaaggaagcagagacaggaggaccCAAAGGGACCCAGGGCTGAGATAGGCCTCgataggggaggaggggaggaacctCTAcagtagagaaaagaaagagcaaaagttgcaaaaacattttttaatgtttcctttaaaaaaaaagttaaaaatttaaatggccagtTAGTGAAAGTTAAGAATTTATCATTATAAAATTTAACTGGCTGTCTTTGCCCCAGCCAGCTTGAACTCGCAGGTCTTACAGCTCCTGCACTTGGATATTTCTCAGCCATCATGATCTGAATTCATTTTTAAGCCATCAGCACTTCCGGCAGAGCCCTCGCTGGCACCGCAGAAGCAGCCCTGTGGAGACAGACTTCAGGGTCCCCTGTGGGGCTGCCCTGGGCTGTGCCAGCTGCTGCCAGGGCTCCGGCACAGGACCTGAGGCAAACCTGGGCTCCTCCTGGTCTCCCCTGGGGACTGTGGTCTGCCCGGAGCTTGGCTCTCCTCTGGTGTCCTTCCACGCCTTTGGCTTCATTCCACTTTGATTCTAGTCAgttcccatcttcctcctccatggAGTTTCAGAACCCAGGAGTGAAACTACAAGAGAACACCACAGAGAGACGAGGAGTCTAACCGCTTCTTCGGCCACACCCCACGGTAAGGGGCCTCTGGCTCTGACCAGGCCCAGACGCtggcttcttctccctcctcaggCCACCTTTGTACCTTCTCCAGGTTGGGTCGATGTCCCACGCTGATGAATGTCATCCCCAGCTGCTGGCCGATTCGGTAGAGCTCGCTCTCCACCTCCTCTGTCAGGGCGCTGGTAGCTTCATCCAGCACTGAGGGAAGGGATAAACTGCTCTTGATCCCAGTAGTTGTTGCTGTCCTGCCCACCACAGTCACCCTCAACCGGGCCCCAGGGGAGGCTGCCGTTGCTCTGGCTTATAGGAACCAGGTTCAGGGAGATGGGCCAAGGGAGCCGAGGGTCGGGCTCTATCTGGAAAGGCACCTTTGAGCACCAGCCCAAGCATCTCAGCTTCTACTTGTGAAGTGCCACAGCTCCCTGGGTCTGTGAAATCCAGGCAGTTCTTGGGAAGAGCCCACACCTGCTACCCTGCAGCCAGGCATTGCCACACACTGGATGGCAGAGCCTGGGGAGCTACAATCACAGTCTTCCAACTAAGGCTTGCTCCCCACTCCTGCTTATGAAATGGTGACACCCGGAATTGTCAGACACTGCTCTTCACAGGAGGAGGACCCAGAGGTGTCCAGACATACCCAGCTGTGCCTAAGTGCCAGGAATACATGCTGCTGCAcctggcctgtgtgtgtgcagggcagACCTCACCTGCATATTTTGGCTGCAGGTAGAAGAGCCGTGCAAAGGAAAGTCTCTGCATCTCCCCTGGGGACAGGACATCATACCTAGGCAAGGAAACAAGAGAACACCCAAAGGTGACAGCTTGGCTTTTGCTAAGATTGGGTTTGGGGGGAAAGATGTTTTCTACAGGGGCCCAGGGCAAAGGCACCTTCACACTCGCAGccctgtttgtttttggttggtcatggggcttgaactcttgagcctgggcactgtccctgagctcttcaactcaaggctagcactctaccacttgaaccacagcaccacttccggttttctggtggttaactggagatagagtctcacggactttcctacccaggctggctttgaaccacgattctcagatctcagcctcctgagtagctaggattacaggcacgagccaccagtgccgggctgaTAGCCCTGTTATCCACACCAAACTCTATTCCTAAGGCACAGAAGATGGCCTAGCCAAACATCTGGCCATCTGGCCGCTCTATCCCTTCACGGGGCCCCTAGGCTCATGGCTGTCATGTGGGGAGCTGGATGCAGAACCCCCAACTCCATTCTTACCAGTTCCAATCCACCTGCTGGTCCAGCCCCTCTGTCCTTGCCACCAAGCTGGACTGTAACAGACCCAGAGGGCAAGAAGTCCATGACAGTGCGCACACAGCTTCCTGCCATCCGGTCCCCACAATGTAAGTGCTCTGACAGACGCACTATAGCAGTGTGCCAAGGCAGGGCTGCCAACTACATCGCTGAGACTCACTGGAGCACCATGATAGGAAAAGCAGACTAGCTCAgtcagttttgttttaaattctctACAGACACTGTCTTCTTGCCTGTGTCTGTCTCACTGTCAATTTGTACTCTCAttcttttccccagtcctgggtccAGAGATGACAGGGTCTCGCTCTTCTGGGCCAGTACCTCCTTATGGGCTGGGTCTTCAGGGGCCCCATCCCACTTACCAGGCCTGTCAGCTCCAAGAACCTCATGATCCTCTCGTCATCCGTAGAACCTGGAAAACAGAGGCTCCTTCAACCCATCAGCTCTTCTAGCTGGCTGGAATAGATGCGGACTTCATGGTAGGGTGGGCCTGCCAGCAAGCTGGCTGACAGGTAGGTGTACTTGACAGGGAAGGGTAAAAGAAACCATCAGCCAAGTGCAGaaagctcacacttataatcttaactactcaggagctgagatctgaggatcacagcttgaagccagcctgggcagaaaagtctgtgggactttttttttttgccagtcctgggccttgaactcagggcctgagcactgttcctggcttctttttgctcaaggctagcactctatcatttgggccacagcagaaaagtctgtgggactcttatttccctttcttccaaTGACTGTCTCTATTCAGGGAGGGAAATCAGAACAAATGGATCACAGGACAGTCCCCCAAACAGTACACAGTTAACAGAGAAGAGCCAATATGAAGCTAGCAGCGTGGTTGGAGCCTCTTCCACAGGCACAGGTGAGGCCACTGTCTGGCAGAGAAAGGACAACTGAGATGAGAAGACATGACTTGAGGAGGCCCAGCTCACCTGAGTCAGGGTAGATCTCCTTCAGGGGATatattacctgaaaacaaaatccaaactGGTCTAGAAGGCTAAGACAGGTATATCCACTCCCTCCCCCTCAGGCACTGCCCAAAGAAGCCAGGCTCCTCTCCACCTGAGTAGGGATATACCGGCACATAGATGCAGTGGCTTCCTGTGTCCAGGACTGTGATCCACGGGTGCGGCAGACAATGGTCTTAAACCCAGGAGTCCTAGGCATGGCCACTTCATTACCCCTAGCTTCCTAGCGCCTGAAGCCTGTCACACTGCTGAGAGGCCCAGCTGTCGGGGGGAGGTGAGGAGGGAACCCTGACCCACTGACCTGCTCCCGAAGTGTTCCGTCAGTGAAGAAGGGCCTCTGAGGCAGGAACAGCACTCCGTGGGGCCCGAAGTCAGTCAGCATCTGCACGGAGCCTGCGGAGCCCACATGAGTTCCATCCTGAGACCTCACAGAGAATATCActgcctccctctctgcctctcacCCTCTTTCTTGGGCCAAGAAAGGCCATAGTTCACACTACCCACCCACCCCTGGCAAGGCTGGGTCACAGGCAGGGAGGGTCCAGCTCCTTACCCCTCATGCTGGCCCACAGGCCGCCCAGAACTCGCAGCAAGGAAGTCTTGCCAGTGCCCGTGTTGCCCATGATCAGCAGGCTCTGCCCCTCGCAGATCTTCAGGCTCAGGTCCTTGACTAGGGGCTTGTCAGAGGAGGGGGCAGAGATGGAGACCCGTTCAAGGAGGAAAGCTGTGTCTGCTGGCTCTGCTGCTGGCCACCCACAGGCCctggggcagaggagggagggcgggcagtGTGAGCAGTGCAGGGGGAGGGGCTTGGCCTGGGGAAATCACCTCCACATTGGGGGCTTTAGGGCTGAACTCCTCCTCCCCCAACCTATATGCTGACATCCCAACCCTGGGAACCTCATCGTACAACTGCATGTGGACTCAAGGTCTTTGAGGAGTAgtgttagctgggtgccagtggcaaaCACCTGTAAAcgccaactactcaggaagctgagatctgaggactggggtcaaagccagcctggtcagtaaagtccatgaaac
This window harbors:
- the Abcd4 gene encoding lysosomal cobalamin transporter ABCD4 isoform X2 produces the protein MVNKTLMGPIVAKLVQQEKLEGDFRFKHMQIRVNAEPAAFYRAGHVEHMRTDRRLQRLLQTQRELMSKELWLYIGVNTFDYLGSILSYVVIAIPIFSGVYGDLSPTELSTLVSKNAFVCMYLINCFTRLIDLSTTFSDVAGYTHRIGELQEALLDMSQKSQDCETLSKTEWGLDKACGWPAAEPADTAFLLERVSISAPSSDKPLVKDLSLKICEGQSLLIMGNTGTGKTSLLRVLGGLWASMRGSVQMLTDFGPHGVLFLPQRPFFTDGTLREQVIYPLKEIYPDSGSTDDERIMRFLELTGLSSLVARTEGLDQQVDWNWYDVLSPGEMQRLSFARLFYLQPKYAVLDEATSALTEEVESELYRIGQQLGMTFISVGHRPNLEKFHSWVLKLHGGGRWELTRIKVE